In Rhodococcus qingshengii JCM 15477, the sequence CTCGCCGACAGATTATCCGTTCGAGCGATGTAGCTCGGATCGGATTTCCTCACGAAAACCACCTTGTACCCCGTGACACCTGGAACCGCGGGCCAGCTCAGGTTTGCTCTACGTCCCAATAGGTCTGCTCCTCCCGACGTCGAGCAGTTCACAGTCGAGGTCAACGGCGTCGGATAGAAGTTGCCCGTCGCCACCTGTGCGCCAGTCGAATTGACCACGTCAGTTGGATTTGCCAACGTCCCAGTGGCCTGAGCCAGACCGAAAGCCATTGCAGCAGCGCCGCCGACAGCGATCAACGACCGCAGCGACTTCATGCGGGTGCTAGCCCGTCGCATTTCAATCATTATGAGCCTCCTGAAGCTCCCCGCAGGTTTCGTCAGCATCGACGCGGGCGTCATTTGTAGTGGCGGCGCGGGCATTCTCCAGACGCCGGTCTTTAGTTCGTCCAAATGCGATGACCAGCACCGCGCCTACCAATCCGCCGCCAAGGAAGGTTGCGAGCGGGCTGGAAAGCCAAGCAACGACATAGCCGAGCCCGCCGACGCTGATGAACACTCGGTCGGCCTCGGTGATGGTGTAGGGCAGTCGATCAGCCACATTGTTGGCATCGCCCTTGAGCGTGGCGAGCACGGTGTCCGCTCCTGCCGATTCGAGTTCGACCACGCGGTGGGTGATGCGCACGCCTTGGTCGTTGTCGACGCTGATCACGTCGCCGACAGCCAATTCAGTTGCAGGCACGGTCTTCGCCAGCGCCAGCGCACCGGTGGAAATTGCAGGTTCCATCGAACCCGAGCGAAACACCAGTGGTTTGATCCCGAATATCAGGGACGCGAGAGTGGCGATTATGCAGATGAGCCCGGCGACCGCAGCCACATTCAAGGCAATTTCCTTGCCACGACTGCGTCCCACGCTCACCTCCTCATCGGTGCTGTCCATCGCGATGATCACTGCCCCGTTGCGGTGAAGTTGAAGCCCAGATCGGCGATCTTGAACTGCTCCGTCTGACCCGCGGTCGAATCGACGGTCACCTTGATGCACACCTGCTCCGAAACACCGGCAGCGAGTGATCGGCCAGAGACGAGTGTCGGGTTCCCGGAGAACGCTTGCTGCGTCCCGATGATCGGTCCTGAACAGGTACTGCCGTCGTTGGCGCCGGTCTGATGTAGGGAAACCTTGAGCTTCCCGATCAGCGCGGACGAACCCGTGGCCGTTGCCGATACCGCCCACTGGAAGTTGGCAGTTCCGGTGTTCTGAACCGTCAATGCCCCAGCCTCACTCTGGCCTGGCAGCATGCTGTTGCGCTTGAGTTCGGTGAATTGGTGTGCGGGCCGCTGGTTGTCGACTTTCAGCTGGACCGACGAAGTGCTGAACATGCCGGTGGTCGCAGTAGCGCTGTCGGACCACGCCGCCATCGTGCCGACCGCTCCGAGGCCCAGGACCATGCCCAGTGAGAGCACGGCCCGGGTCCGTATCCAACCGGTCTCGCCCAGACGGCTTCGCATCCGCGCCCCGAGACGCGCGTCGCCGCCCGATTTCTGTTCTGTAGACATTCTGCTGTCCTATTTCGATTCGGAGGTTGGTGCCGATGGATCGGCGGGCAATACCGGCGCGCCGAGTTCAGGGCCGGAAAGAGTCGGGTCTGTGCCACTTTCGTCGTCACCGGCCTTGCCCCGCTTGTCGCGGATGCCACTGACGACCATCCACACGGCATATACAGCCAGGCCCGCAGCTACGCCTGTGGTGAGAATCGAACGCGATTGCCCGTTGATCACCGAGTTCACCCGGCCCAGATACGGCACCGAGTAGATGACCCGACCACGGATCTGCTCGGGCACCAGCGACCACGAGTCGGCGACGGGGTTGTTGTCGCCGCGAGTGTGGATGCGACGCTCCCCTTCCCCCGTGTAATAGATGCCTTCGATGCGGTGGGTGACCACCGCTGGATCGCCGGAGACGGGCTGGAACGTGATCACGTCCCCGGTGGTCAGATCCTCGTTGGGGGTCGGCTTGACCACGATGAGCGTGCCAGGGGGCATGGTCGGTTCCATCGAACCGGTGAGAACCGTGTACGCGGTGGAGCCGGTGAGTCGAGGGATAACGACCATCACCGCGAGAATGCCGACCATCAGCAGCAGCAGTACCCACGAGACGATGGTGCGAGTCCACCACCATAGGGTGGTCTTGTCGTCTCCGCCTTGTTCGGGATCATGTTGCCGCTCAGATGTTTCCACGTGTGCGCTGTGCCGGGGTCGATACTCGGCACGTTCGCCTGCACGCCGGCTTCTCGCGGTGACGGTCATGACTGGCTCACTGAGCTTGCGTCGAAAGTGAACGTCGCGTTGGACTGCTGGCTCGCTGCCGCGCCCTGGCCCAGCGTGGCCCGCAGGCACAACACCTGCATCTGCCCGGCCGGAACCAGCTGTTCGGAAAAGGCCGCGCCGTCCATGGCACCGTTGTAGAGCTCAGTGCCCACGTCGCCAGTGGCGGTGCAGGCCGCCTCGTTGGCTACCTTGGCCACGCGCAGGCTCAGCGGCGGTGGGGTGGCGCCGTTGAGTACAACATCGGAAAGCACGTAGTTCATCTGCACGTTGCCGGAGTTGATCACCGGCAGAGGCATCTGAATGCTGTCGCCCGGGCCCTTGTTGTCCAACTTGAACCCATCGAGGTTGAACTGCTTGACCCCTTCACCGCCGGCAGAGATATCGAGCATGCCTGCCTGGATAGTGCCGCCGGTCGATTCTGCGGTATCGCGCCACAGCGCGCCGGTCTGCTGCACCGAGACGAACCCGATGAGCAGAACCGACGACGCTGCGATCGCCCATTTGTACTGGGTCTTCACGTGACCTTCTTTGGCTTAGTTGAGCGTCTGCTCGAGGGTGACCGCGCCGCCGGCGAGGCTGGCGGTCTTCGTCTGACCGGTGTTGTCGCCCGCGGCCCCCGCGTTGAATGTGATGGTGGTCGTGAACGTTGCCGCCTGATCCAGGCCGGCGGTGTATGTAGTCACGGTGCCACTAGCCGGGGCCACGGTCAGCTGATTCAGCGTGACGAGGTCTCCGGTGACCCCAGTGAGCGAAGGCGTCAACTTCGCCTTCAGGTTCGTGCCAACGAGGTCGATGCTGTAGTTCGCGGTGTAGGTGACGACATCACCGGGCACAATCAGGTCGCTCGCGGGATTGAAGGTACTGCCGTTTGCCCACTTCCACACGCCGGCGCCGACCTGCTCGACCGACAGCGAACCGGCGCCAACCGTCTGCGGAGCGCCACCGTTGGTAGACGAGTTCCACGCGGCCATGGTTCCGGCACCGCCTGCGAGCAGAAC encodes:
- a CDS encoding signal peptidase I — encoded protein: MDSTDEEVSVGRSRGKEIALNVAAVAGLICIIATLASLIFGIKPLVFRSGSMEPAISTGALALAKTVPATELAVGDVISVDNDQGVRITHRVVELESAGADTVLATLKGDANNVADRLPYTITEADRVFISVGGLGYVVAWLSSPLATFLGGGLVGAVLVIAFGRTKDRRLENARAATTNDARVDADETCGELQEAHND
- a CDS encoding SipW-dependent-type signal peptide-containing protein, whose product is MSTEQKSGGDARLGARMRSRLGETGWIRTRAVLSLGMVLGLGAVGTMAAWSDSATATTGMFSTSSVQLKVDNQRPAHQFTELKRNSMLPGQSEAGALTVQNTGTANFQWAVSATATGSSALIGKLKVSLHQTGANDGSTCSGPIIGTQQAFSGNPTLVSGRSLAAGVSEQVCIKVTVDSTAGQTEQFKIADLGFNFTATGQ
- a CDS encoding signal peptidase I, with the protein product METSERQHDPEQGGDDKTTLWWWTRTIVSWVLLLLMVGILAVMVVIPRLTGSTAYTVLTGSMEPTMPPGTLIVVKPTPNEDLTTGDVITFQPVSGDPAVVTHRIEGIYYTGEGERRIHTRGDNNPVADSWSLVPEQIRGRVIYSVPYLGRVNSVINGQSRSILTTGVAAGLAVYAVWMVVSGIRDKRGKAGDDESGTDPTLSGPELGAPVLPADPSAPTSESK
- a CDS encoding alternate-type signal peptide domain-containing protein — encoded protein: MNKTTKGAIAAGAAAVLLAGGAGTMAAWNSSTNGGAPQTVGAGSLSVEQVGAGVWKWANGSTFNPASDLIVPGDVVTYTANYSIDLVGTNLKAKLTPSLTGVTGDLVTLNQLTVAPASGTVTTYTAGLDQAATFTTTITFNAGAAGDNTGQTKTASLAGGAVTLEQTLN